Proteins encoded in a region of the Schaalia hyovaginalis genome:
- a CDS encoding ATP-binding cassette domain-containing protein, producing MSARSDIHIDLRDFPLFPGGEPAIRSFTASFAPGELSALVGGDGAGKTTLLSTLARPQGRALLGITDLDAHDIGYQPASSGVWPNMSVEENLRFVADAHGLRGPRSRARIDELIDLAGLESARRRIGARLSGGMRQKLGAAMALLHHPSLLLLDEPTTGVDPASREILGRLIRGAADDGATAIVATTYLDEAESADRVFLLDEGRVLAQGSPAEVVAIAPGSLWAAPIDSADPSATDDERVWQRGRTLFEWLPGRPRPSSAFVSSAPSISGAGKGASSVAPLTIGGASPATPDLELATVEFLLEARTLTPPSRDGDHPAPSSNRGPALVHRTRRSGSDAIIACREVIKSFGEMRALDSVDLDMHPGEVVGLIGGNGAGKSTLIRLILGIDAPDSGTISLFGTPPSRRSRARIGYVSQALGLYPMLSARENLDFTQDVFGVPAADRLQGAAERGPVAGLPLGARRALAVDCALSHSPDLLILDEPTSGMDSLGRARLWKKIRRASNTGAGVLVTTHYQQEAAQCDILIRLEAGRVVEIRRAQGTSSP from the coding sequence ATGAGCGCCCGGAGCGACATCCACATCGATCTGCGCGACTTCCCCCTCTTCCCCGGCGGCGAACCCGCGATTCGCTCCTTCACGGCCTCCTTCGCACCAGGCGAGCTGTCCGCCCTCGTCGGCGGTGACGGCGCGGGGAAGACGACCCTGCTCTCGACTCTCGCCCGCCCGCAGGGGCGCGCACTCCTCGGCATCACGGACCTCGACGCCCACGACATCGGCTACCAGCCGGCGAGCTCGGGGGTCTGGCCGAACATGTCGGTTGAGGAAAACCTCCGCTTCGTCGCCGACGCTCACGGACTGCGGGGCCCACGATCACGCGCCCGCATCGACGAACTCATCGACCTCGCCGGACTCGAGAGCGCACGCCGCCGCATCGGTGCGCGCCTCTCCGGCGGCATGCGTCAGAAACTCGGCGCCGCAATGGCGCTGCTCCATCATCCCTCGCTCCTCCTCCTCGATGAACCGACAACCGGCGTCGACCCCGCCTCGCGCGAGATCCTCGGCCGACTCATCCGCGGCGCCGCCGACGATGGCGCCACGGCGATCGTCGCGACGACCTACCTCGACGAGGCCGAATCCGCCGATCGAGTCTTCCTCCTTGACGAGGGCCGCGTCCTCGCCCAGGGCTCGCCCGCCGAAGTCGTCGCCATCGCCCCCGGCTCCCTGTGGGCCGCCCCCATCGATTCCGCCGACCCCTCTGCGACCGACGACGAGCGCGTCTGGCAGCGCGGGCGCACGCTCTTCGAGTGGCTGCCCGGACGCCCTCGCCCCTCGTCCGCCTTCGTTTCAAGCGCGCCTTCGATCAGCGGGGCCGGGAAAGGCGCATCGTCAGTCGCCCCCCTCACCATTGGCGGAGCATCTCCCGCCACCCCGGACCTCGAGCTCGCAACGGTCGAGTTCCTCCTCGAGGCGCGAACGCTCACGCCCCCCTCTCGGGACGGAGACCATCCCGCCCCTTCCTCGAATCGCGGCCCCGCCCTCGTCCATAGGACCCGCCGCAGCGGATCCGATGCGATCATCGCTTGCCGAGAAGTCATCAAATCCTTCGGGGAGATGCGCGCCCTCGACTCCGTGGACCTCGACATGCACCCCGGCGAGGTCGTCGGTCTCATCGGCGGCAACGGAGCGGGCAAATCCACCCTCATCCGGCTGATCCTCGGGATCGATGCACCGGATTCGGGCACGATCTCGCTTTTCGGGACGCCGCCCTCGCGCCGCTCGCGCGCCCGGATCGGCTATGTCTCTCAAGCGCTCGGGCTGTATCCGATGCTCTCGGCGCGAGAGAACCTCGACTTCACGCAGGACGTGTTCGGGGTGCCCGCAGCCGATCGACTGCAGGGCGCCGCAGAGCGCGGCCCCGTCGCCGGGCTTCCCCTCGGTGCGCGACGGGCACTCGCGGTCGACTGCGCACTCAGCCATTCGCCCGATCTCCTCATCCTCGATGAACCGACCTCCGGCATGGATTCCCTGGGAAGGGCGCGCCTGTGGAAGAAAATCCGCCGGGCGTCGAACACGGGCGCAGGGGTCCTCGTCACGACGCACTACCAGCAGGAGGCCGCCCAGTGCGACATCCTCATCCGCCTTGAGGCGGGCCGGGTCGTCGAAATCCGGCGAGCGCAGGGCACGAGCAGTCCCTGA
- a CDS encoding phage holin family protein yields MGELFATLSSQVTTLVNGEIELNKVKARNFIKKAGAGGALLAAAAVFALYLLGWVFHSIELAIAVALPAWAASLITAGILLLIVAILAAVGAVLLNKSKTSVPDPKAGISESIDALKKGLGK; encoded by the coding sequence ATGGGTGAACTCTTCGCAACCCTGTCTTCGCAGGTGACGACCCTTGTGAACGGAGAGATCGAGCTCAACAAGGTCAAGGCGAGGAATTTCATCAAGAAGGCCGGCGCGGGCGGCGCCCTCCTCGCGGCCGCAGCCGTCTTCGCCCTTTACCTCCTCGGCTGGGTGTTCCACTCGATCGAGCTCGCGATCGCCGTCGCCCTGCCCGCATGGGCCGCGTCCCTCATCACAGCCGGTATCCTTCTGCTCATCGTTGCGATCCTCGCCGCGGTCGGCGCAGTACTGCTCAACAAGAGCAAGACCTCCGTCCCCGACCCGAAGGCCGGGATCAGCGAGAGCATCGACGCCCTCAAGAAAGGCCTGGGCAAGTGA
- a CDS encoding SHOCT domain-containing protein: MDNVSPDISSPAEALGAHGPAGHMGGGVAEIAWIILAAAALAAVVVLAVWAIKRFVPTAPTPLSRLDQRLAAGEIDEETYFRTRSALLNAQSAAFTRAPAGTQAPAAPAAPASPVQPGTPAAPVQPFVSSAPTTVLPAPGESAPESR, translated from the coding sequence ATGGACAACGTCTCCCCTGATATCAGCTCCCCCGCCGAGGCGCTCGGAGCCCACGGTCCCGCGGGTCATATGGGCGGCGGCGTCGCCGAGATCGCCTGGATCATTCTCGCGGCGGCGGCGCTGGCGGCCGTCGTGGTCCTCGCGGTGTGGGCGATCAAGCGCTTCGTCCCCACCGCCCCGACTCCGCTGTCGCGCCTCGATCAGCGCTTGGCCGCCGGGGAGATCGACGAGGAGACCTATTTCCGCACTCGCTCGGCCCTTTTGAACGCGCAGTCGGCGGCGTTCACGCGGGCGCCGGCCGGCACTCAGGCCCCCGCGGCGCCCGCCGCGCCCGCTTCGCCCGTTCAGCCCGGCACTCCTGCGGCCCCGGTCCAGCCCTTCGTCTCTTCGGCTCCCACGACGGTGCTTCCCGCGCCCGGCGAGTCCGCGCCCGAGAGTCGCTGA
- a CDS encoding ABC transporter permease: MKAMIIKEFRELARDRRTVALLIALPIVLLTVFGYAANFTVETTKALLIGPAAAEVRAELSDNAKATEDFDLDLRTQDLTEEEILTILKEGDYSTVIRAESGDDSTPLVARTHMWTDGTQLFAAQAASAAWMNVVSEDVKTRITDIRARIDEARTRGENTQRELESMQESLSSLRSALSGLEQAAAAASSGAASPEQALSSLDALATLGPLPELSTIEKTPSPEIPDMSTIDLNALDSKQAITVAFNPDLTTSWVMIPGLIGLILTFVGTIVTAIGLVREREAGTLEQLAVMPLSPASIILGKIVPYLFLALLDAGLITALGVLIFNVPFRGSWWVFSLLSFVFVFVVLGFGILISSVSETTGQAIQMSMMVMMPQILLSGFIFPLDSMAVGVRGIGYCLPLTWFFKAAIGIFLKDATLSQILLPLAILCGFALVVFGAATARMAKSLRSGGASR; this comes from the coding sequence ATGAAAGCCATGATCATCAAGGAGTTCCGGGAACTCGCCCGGGACCGGCGCACTGTCGCCCTCCTCATCGCGCTCCCCATCGTGCTCCTCACCGTCTTCGGATACGCCGCGAACTTCACCGTCGAGACGACGAAGGCGCTCCTCATCGGCCCCGCCGCGGCCGAGGTGCGCGCCGAACTCAGCGACAACGCGAAGGCGACCGAAGACTTCGACCTCGACCTGCGCACGCAGGACCTCACCGAAGAGGAAATCCTCACGATCCTGAAAGAGGGCGATTACTCGACGGTGATCCGCGCCGAGTCCGGCGACGACTCCACCCCCCTCGTCGCCCGGACGCACATGTGGACCGATGGCACCCAGCTCTTCGCGGCGCAGGCCGCATCAGCCGCATGGATGAACGTCGTGAGCGAAGACGTGAAAACCCGCATCACCGACATTCGCGCGCGCATCGACGAAGCGCGGACTCGGGGCGAGAACACGCAGAGGGAGCTCGAGTCCATGCAGGAGTCCCTGTCCTCCCTCCGCTCGGCGCTCTCGGGCCTCGAACAGGCGGCCGCAGCAGCGAGTTCGGGCGCAGCATCTCCCGAACAGGCGCTCTCCTCCCTTGACGCTCTCGCAACCCTCGGCCCGCTCCCCGAACTCTCGACGATCGAGAAGACTCCGAGCCCCGAGATCCCCGACATGAGCACGATCGACCTCAACGCCCTCGATTCCAAGCAGGCGATCACCGTTGCATTCAACCCGGATCTCACGACCTCATGGGTGATGATCCCCGGCCTCATCGGCCTCATCCTCACCTTCGTCGGCACGATCGTGACCGCGATCGGCCTGGTCCGAGAACGCGAAGCGGGCACACTCGAACAACTCGCCGTCATGCCGTTGTCCCCCGCCTCGATCATCCTCGGGAAGATCGTCCCCTACCTCTTCCTCGCCCTTCTCGACGCGGGGCTCATCACCGCCCTCGGCGTCCTGATCTTCAATGTGCCCTTCCGCGGGAGCTGGTGGGTCTTCTCACTCCTCAGCTTCGTCTTCGTCTTCGTCGTCCTCGGCTTCGGGATCCTCATCTCTTCCGTCTCCGAAACCACGGGCCAGGCGATTCAGATGTCGATGATGGTGATGATGCCGCAGATCCTCCTCTCCGGCTTCATCTTCCCCCTCGACTCGATGGCGGTCGGCGTACGAGGGATCGGCTATTGCCTCCCCCTCACATGGTTCTTCAAGGCGGCGATCGGGATCTTCCTCAAGGACGCGACCCTGTCCCAGATCCTCCTCCCTCTCGCGATCCTCTGCGGCTTCGCACTCGTCGTCTTCGGAGCCGCGACCGCCCGAATGGCGAAGAGCCTCCGATCCGGGGGCGCAAGCCGATGA
- a CDS encoding S41 family peptidase, giving the protein MRKRLLVAFSSLLALVLVGLMAIAWGFGPRLGIALTGRPFFLLPPSPERYAETILEVADHQAIHADSDEYLAARERALAVAKDASSTAEVHDALEAALEAAGGKHSGILNAAEREEWAQSDPAPSPGVTVLGAIAIATVPAFDGFASDGRLYAETLGRGLDSALSGPATCAVVDLRGNGGGDMGPMLAGVSPLLPDGTALEFESAHGTTPVTITGSAVAGGGTPTSVDGVRKHLVPTAILINAGTGSSGEATAIAFKGLEGTRFFGRPTAGYASANIAFEMPDGALVMVTSANDKDRNSVVYGDNPLIPDEQTDDALEAAKAWLAAEHGCEEGRR; this is encoded by the coding sequence ATGCGGAAAAGGCTTCTCGTCGCGTTCTCCTCGCTCCTCGCCCTCGTCCTCGTCGGCCTCATGGCAATCGCTTGGGGGTTCGGGCCGCGCCTCGGCATCGCGTTAACCGGACGCCCCTTCTTCCTCCTTCCGCCGAGCCCGGAACGCTATGCCGAGACCATCCTCGAGGTCGCCGACCACCAGGCGATTCACGCCGATTCTGACGAATATCTCGCCGCCCGCGAGCGCGCCCTCGCAGTCGCGAAAGACGCCTCCTCGACCGCTGAGGTTCACGACGCCCTTGAGGCGGCCCTCGAGGCCGCGGGCGGGAAGCACTCAGGAATCCTCAACGCGGCCGAGCGCGAGGAATGGGCGCAGTCGGATCCCGCTCCCTCCCCCGGGGTGACGGTCTTAGGGGCCATCGCGATCGCGACCGTCCCGGCCTTCGACGGCTTCGCCTCCGATGGGCGTCTGTACGCCGAGACCCTCGGGCGCGGCCTCGATTCCGCTCTGTCGGGTCCCGCGACCTGCGCGGTCGTCGATCTGCGGGGCAATGGCGGCGGCGACATGGGCCCGATGCTCGCGGGCGTCTCCCCGCTCCTCCCCGACGGAACCGCTCTCGAGTTCGAGTCGGCGCACGGGACGACCCCTGTGACGATCACCGGATCGGCAGTCGCCGGCGGAGGCACACCGACGAGCGTCGATGGCGTCCGCAAGCACCTCGTCCCCACCGCGATTCTCATCAACGCGGGCACGGGGAGCTCCGGCGAGGCGACCGCGATCGCATTCAAGGGCCTGGAGGGCACCCGCTTCTTCGGGAGGCCGACCGCGGGCTACGCCTCGGCGAACATCGCCTTCGAGATGCCCGACGGGGCGCTCGTCATGGTGACCTCGGCGAACGACAAGGATCGGAACAGCGTCGTCTACGGCGACAATCCGCTTATCCCGGACGAGCAGACCGATGACGCCCTCGAAGCCGCGAAGGCGTGGCTCGCCGCCGAGCACGGCTGCGAGGAGGGACGCCGATAA
- a CDS encoding DUF3618 domain-containing protein, giving the protein MSETTEAKTRTEAEIIAELERTRAEMTATVDELFGRVQPEQLLEQAKATAKAKAEEVRSLVAMTAQDAREGDPEALKKVGYVIAGAAALTVLVVLRIVRGRR; this is encoded by the coding sequence GTGAGCGAAACGACCGAAGCGAAGACGCGCACCGAGGCTGAGATCATCGCCGAACTCGAACGCACGCGCGCCGAGATGACGGCGACCGTCGACGAGCTCTTCGGCCGTGTTCAGCCCGAACAGTTGCTCGAACAGGCCAAGGCGACCGCGAAGGCGAAGGCGGAGGAGGTCAGGAGCCTCGTCGCCATGACCGCTCAGGACGCCCGCGAAGGCGACCCCGAGGCCCTCAAGAAGGTGGGATACGTCATCGCCGGAGCCGCGGCGCTCACCGTCCTCGTCGTTCTTCGTATCGTCCGCGGAAGGCGCTGA
- a CDS encoding DUF3073 domain-containing protein — protein sequence MGRGRQKAKQTKVARKLKYFSPDTDLDALQRELASSEHHSYDEYEAEDDETAEDDDLYSKYADFAQEGDATPELDEDFWVNPSKK from the coding sequence ATGGGGCGCGGCCGTCAAAAGGCCAAGCAGACGAAAGTCGCTCGCAAGCTGAAGTATTTCAGTCCTGATACCGATCTCGATGCCCTGCAGCGGGAGCTCGCATCGTCTGAACACCACTCGTACGACGAGTACGAGGCCGAGGATGACGAGACGGCCGAGGACGACGACCTCTACTCCAAGTACGCGGACTTCGCGCAGGAGGGGGACGCCACCCCCGAGCTCGACGAGGACTTCTGGGTCAACCCTTCGAAGAAGTGA
- a CDS encoding TetR/AcrR family transcriptional regulator, producing the protein MIEEPRRPRRGPRKDSGDLRELILDSALAEFAEKGYKSSTIRRIAERAGVAPRLIHYYFGSKECLARECMSRTMEESEILDLLLAGALGRERIGERYLRTVLGIVENPKTGPALISLLRAVGEDAGTREMIAGHFMQFMTTMSAAEGADEDLGLRLQLVGSQIIGILLLRNIFGFGPVATADPHELAEIVGPTLDKYLALGRTRTDLLPGAEARG; encoded by the coding sequence ATGATCGAGGAACCCCGTCGTCCCCGGCGCGGACCGAGGAAGGATTCGGGCGATCTGCGTGAGCTCATCCTCGACTCCGCCCTCGCTGAATTCGCTGAGAAGGGGTACAAGAGTTCGACGATCCGGAGAATCGCCGAACGCGCGGGCGTCGCCCCGCGGCTCATCCACTACTACTTCGGATCGAAGGAATGCCTCGCTCGGGAATGCATGTCCCGGACGATGGAGGAGTCTGAGATCCTCGATCTCCTCCTCGCCGGCGCACTCGGCCGCGAGCGCATCGGAGAGCGGTACCTTCGCACCGTCCTCGGGATCGTAGAGAATCCCAAGACCGGACCCGCCCTCATCTCCCTCCTGAGGGCGGTCGGCGAGGATGCGGGGACGCGCGAGATGATCGCTGGTCATTTCATGCAGTTCATGACGACCATGTCCGCCGCCGAGGGCGCCGATGAGGACCTCGGACTACGGCTCCAACTCGTCGGCAGTCAGATCATCGGGATTCTCCTACTCCGGAACATCTTCGGATTCGGCCCCGTCGCCACGGCTGATCCTCATGAACTCGCCGAGATCGTCGGTCCGACCCTCGATAAGTACCTCGCACTCGGCCGCACCCGGACGGATCTGCTCCCCGGAGCCGAGGCGCGAGGCTGA
- a CDS encoding Fic family protein, translating into MRNSADSRDLEGIARFLLRSEAIASSRIEGVAPSTKQVAFAELETAEGRGSLGASEQAQLVARNMTVVERARAELTASDTITLDQVVVLQEALVADTATACGVRTVQNWIGGSSYHPLGADFVPPAPQRLNTSLDDLVTYMNGAAHSPIVQAALVHAQFETLHPFADGNGRVGRALIHTVLMRRGLTTRAILPISQVLSTLRQDYVRALDAYRYTGAPNGDEFHAARTEWIAFFAQAIIIAAEQVERTKRELDAIRTDWDEQLALWRTETGHQRALRSTSATARILQDLPSTPVLTTASASRIYEVTTQAANQGLHMLEGAGILSATSRKGQAIYFAPRVLDLVDLSVRRLASTRFDTRISAPGRGVPTVPQ; encoded by the coding sequence GTGAGAAATTCTGCCGACAGCCGCGACCTCGAGGGCATCGCACGTTTCCTCCTCCGTTCCGAAGCAATCGCCTCGTCGCGCATTGAGGGCGTCGCCCCCTCGACGAAGCAAGTTGCCTTCGCGGAACTCGAAACGGCGGAAGGGCGAGGATCCCTCGGAGCAAGTGAACAAGCCCAACTCGTCGCTCGGAACATGACGGTCGTCGAGCGAGCCCGAGCGGAGCTCACCGCCTCGGACACGATCACTCTCGACCAGGTCGTCGTCCTCCAAGAAGCGCTCGTCGCCGACACTGCAACCGCGTGCGGAGTGCGTACAGTCCAGAACTGGATCGGCGGTTCCTCCTACCATCCCCTCGGAGCCGATTTCGTTCCACCCGCCCCCCAACGACTCAATACCTCGCTCGACGACCTCGTGACTTACATGAACGGGGCCGCCCACTCGCCCATCGTCCAAGCCGCACTCGTCCACGCCCAGTTCGAGACCCTTCACCCCTTTGCGGATGGCAATGGCCGTGTCGGTCGCGCCCTCATCCACACGGTGCTCATGAGACGCGGGCTCACCACGCGTGCGATCCTCCCGATCAGTCAGGTCCTCTCGACACTGCGCCAGGATTATGTGAGGGCGCTCGACGCCTACCGCTATACCGGCGCACCGAATGGAGATGAATTCCACGCCGCTCGCACCGAGTGGATCGCATTCTTCGCGCAGGCGATCATCATCGCAGCAGAACAGGTGGAACGCACGAAAAGAGAGCTCGATGCGATCCGCACCGACTGGGATGAACAGCTCGCCCTCTGGCGGACCGAGACCGGCCACCAGCGTGCTCTTCGCTCAACATCGGCGACTGCGAGGATCCTTCAGGACCTTCCCTCGACACCGGTCCTCACAACCGCATCGGCGAGTCGGATCTACGAAGTGACGACGCAGGCCGCCAATCAAGGACTCCACATGCTTGAAGGCGCGGGAATCCTCTCAGCGACATCCCGAAAAGGCCAGGCGATCTACTTCGCGCCGCGGGTCCTCGACCTCGTCGATCTGTCGGTGCGGCGACTCGCGAGCACACGCTTCGACACGCGGATAAGCGCGCCCGGACGGGGCGTCCCCACAGTCCCACAGTGA
- the msrB gene encoding peptide-methionine (R)-S-oxide reductase MsrB yields the protein MTEFPSLSDASALSDADWRRILTPMQYHVLREAGTERPFTGELLEETREGVYRCAACGAELFDASTKFESHCGWPSFYQAKNASTSEVEDTSHGMVRTEVRCTNCGSHLGHVFPDAPDQPTGMRYCMNSAALVFEPTAE from the coding sequence ATGACTGAATTCCCGAGCCTGTCGGACGCCTCCGCACTGAGCGACGCCGATTGGCGTCGCATCCTCACCCCCATGCAGTACCACGTCCTGCGCGAGGCCGGAACCGAACGCCCCTTCACCGGCGAACTCCTCGAGGAGACCCGCGAAGGCGTCTACCGCTGCGCGGCCTGCGGCGCCGAACTCTTCGACGCGAGCACGAAGTTCGAATCCCACTGCGGCTGGCCGAGCTTCTATCAGGCGAAGAACGCCTCGACCAGCGAAGTCGAGGACACCTCGCACGGCATGGTGCGCACCGAAGTCCGCTGCACGAACTGCGGGTCGCACCTGGGCCACGTCTTCCCCGACGCGCCCGACCAGCCCACGGGCATGCGCTACTGCATGAACTCGGCGGCGCTCGTCTTCGAACCGACGGCGGAATGA
- a CDS encoding mechanosensitive ion channel family protein gives MSTSLSAIARLVSQEGDGPQSGAEAAVSDAIDIASLLLGVAVGALLGFLAAALASAILRSILRRSQVGSMLLKRVRTPFYVALMMWGGLLGLEWMLQGADLSQWSNGTLVSTSTHVLLILAIGAVTWIAYAAAWVFEDAARMRNRADQGRARRFETQAQVVRRLVQLIVVIIGIVAILSTFAAARQAMTTLLASAGLISVIAGLAAQQTLGNVFAGIQLAFTDAIRVGDVVVANDKGESGAIEEITLSYVVVRLWDERRLIIPSTYFTSTTFENWTRRAAAQLGTVEIHLDWAAPMALIRQKVESLLQATDLWDGRTWNVQMTGADTSTVTVRILVSAKNSGSLWDLRCYLREHIIAWVVAEEPWARPATRIQPQAEVAVPVDTSRAQVAALAAELTKIAGDPSSTGMHEDGASALEDAAKALADNTAGDEATHAARLVAARRKAKRARRRAMADRMRELAGSERRVPLRAESVPTQVMTAGTLARIVGAPPKDSARAKDRAPGAPASPDELTAELPQAVARAAEENPTTTTSGGKGERLYSGSPDAEERSGIFAGPGEEALAEREAVAKRREAEAKGVRPEDERGK, from the coding sequence ATGAGCACGAGCCTTTCCGCAATCGCCCGCCTCGTCTCTCAAGAGGGGGACGGCCCCCAATCGGGTGCAGAGGCCGCAGTGAGCGACGCCATCGACATCGCCTCACTCCTTCTCGGGGTCGCCGTCGGAGCCCTCCTCGGCTTCCTCGCCGCCGCCCTCGCCTCGGCGATCCTGCGGAGCATCCTGCGCAGATCACAGGTCGGGTCGATGCTCCTCAAGAGGGTCCGTACCCCCTTCTACGTCGCCCTCATGATGTGGGGCGGCCTGCTCGGACTCGAATGGATGCTCCAGGGCGCCGACCTCAGCCAGTGGTCGAACGGGACGCTCGTCTCGACCTCGACGCACGTCCTCCTCATCCTCGCGATCGGCGCCGTCACCTGGATCGCCTATGCGGCGGCATGGGTGTTCGAGGACGCGGCGCGCATGCGGAACCGAGCGGATCAGGGCAGGGCCAGGCGTTTCGAGACGCAGGCCCAGGTGGTGCGCCGCCTCGTCCAGCTCATCGTCGTCATCATCGGCATCGTCGCGATCCTCTCGACCTTCGCGGCCGCCCGTCAGGCGATGACGACCCTCCTTGCCTCCGCCGGCCTCATCTCGGTCATCGCCGGTCTCGCCGCGCAGCAGACCCTGGGGAACGTCTTCGCGGGGATTCAACTGGCCTTCACGGACGCCATCCGGGTGGGCGATGTCGTCGTCGCCAACGACAAGGGGGAGTCGGGCGCGATCGAGGAGATCACCCTGTCCTACGTCGTCGTGCGCCTGTGGGACGAGCGGCGGCTCATCATCCCCTCGACCTATTTCACCTCGACGACCTTCGAGAACTGGACGCGCAGGGCCGCGGCCCAGCTCGGCACCGTCGAGATCCACCTCGACTGGGCGGCGCCGATGGCCCTGATCCGCCAGAAGGTTGAATCCCTGCTCCAGGCGACGGACCTGTGGGACGGCCGGACGTGGAACGTCCAGATGACAGGGGCGGATACCTCGACGGTGACGGTCAGGATCCTCGTCTCCGCGAAGAACTCGGGCAGCCTGTGGGATCTGCGCTGCTACCTGCGCGAGCACATCATCGCCTGGGTGGTGGCCGAGGAGCCCTGGGCCCGGCCCGCGACGCGCATCCAACCCCAGGCGGAGGTCGCGGTGCCCGTCGACACTTCGAGGGCGCAGGTGGCCGCCCTCGCCGCCGAACTCACGAAGATCGCCGGCGATCCCTCGTCCACCGGAATGCACGAGGACGGGGCGAGCGCCCTCGAAGACGCCGCGAAGGCCCTCGCCGACAACACCGCGGGGGATGAGGCGACCCACGCTGCCCGACTGGTCGCCGCCAGGAGGAAGGCCAAGCGGGCGCGCCGCCGCGCCATGGCCGACAGGATGCGCGAACTCGCCGGATCCGAGCGCAGGGTCCCGCTTCGCGCCGAAAGCGTCCCCACCCAGGTCATGACCGCCGGGACCCTCGCGCGCATCGTCGGCGCCCCGCCTAAGGATTCCGCTCGCGCTAAGGATCGCGCCCCCGGCGCACCCGCCTCGCCGGACGAGCTCACCGCCGAGCTCCCGCAAGCCGTCGCCCGAGCCGCCGAGGAGAATCCGACGACCACCACGAGCGGCGGGAAGGGGGAGCGCCTCTACTCCGGCTCCCCGGACGCCGAGGAGCGATCGGGGATCTTCGCCGGGCCCGGCGAAGAGGCCCTCGCCGAACGCGAAGCCGTCGCCAAACGCCGGGAAGCCGAGGCGAAAGGCGTCAGGCCCGAGGACGAGCGCGGGAAGTGA
- a CDS encoding EamA family transporter has translation MSPRALDRVPAQALIIVDALFQYVGAAFAVAVFALMEPASVAWWRVLVGALILLAWRRPWRFRWTWRELGASAVFGLFILVMNSTFYEAIARLPLGAAVSIEFLGPVSVAVVRGRGWAPRVAALMAFAGVASISGFGVDPSDPGIRAGIVWILAAAAAWAGYIVVGQAIASRRSGVTNLSMSLGLGALFAAPLLAPGGLGAFTSWTLLGSLVLVGLLSTAIPFTLEALAMSRLTAATYALLTALMPATSAVVGAVMLRQIPTSGELLGLVLISIAVWIASSPRLNRG, from the coding sequence ATGAGCCCCCGGGCCCTCGACCGGGTACCCGCGCAGGCGCTCATCATCGTCGACGCACTGTTCCAGTACGTCGGCGCGGCCTTCGCCGTGGCGGTCTTCGCCCTCATGGAGCCGGCCTCCGTCGCATGGTGGCGGGTGCTCGTCGGAGCCCTGATCCTCCTGGCCTGGCGGCGCCCCTGGCGCTTCCGCTGGACCTGGCGCGAGCTCGGGGCCTCGGCGGTCTTCGGGCTCTTCATCCTCGTGATGAACTCGACCTTCTACGAGGCGATCGCCCGCCTTCCGCTCGGCGCCGCGGTCTCTATCGAATTCCTCGGCCCGGTGTCCGTCGCGGTTGTGCGAGGGCGGGGCTGGGCGCCGCGGGTCGCAGCGCTGATGGCCTTCGCCGGCGTCGCCTCGATCTCGGGCTTCGGCGTGGATCCGTCGGACCCCGGCATCCGTGCCGGGATCGTCTGGATCCTCGCGGCGGCGGCCGCCTGGGCCGGTTACATCGTCGTCGGTCAGGCGATCGCCTCGCGGCGTTCGGGCGTGACGAATCTGTCCATGTCCCTGGGCTTGGGCGCCCTCTTCGCCGCGCCCCTCCTCGCGCCCGGGGGCCTCGGCGCATTCACTTCGTGGACCCTCCTCGGCTCCCTGGTCCTCGTCGGCCTGCTTTCGACGGCGATCCCCTTCACCCTTGAGGCCCTGGCGATGTCCAGGCTCACCGCCGCGACCTACGCTCTGCTGACGGCCCTCATGCCCGCGACCTCCGCCGTCGTGGGCGCGGTGATGCTCCGTCAGATCCCCACGTCGGGCGAGCTCCTCGGGCTCGTCCTCATCTCCATCGCGGTGTGGATCGCCTCCTCGCCGAGGCTCAATCGGGGGTGA